In Mixophyes fleayi isolate aMixFle1 chromosome 4, aMixFle1.hap1, whole genome shotgun sequence, the following proteins share a genomic window:
- the PYROXD1 gene encoding pyridine nucleotide-disulfide oxidoreductase domain-containing protein 1 isoform X2, which yields MAAAAMAEAATVRGRFVVVGGGIAGVTCAEQLALQFTEEDVVLLTAAPLIKAVTNLKQVSRTLEEFDVEEQPSSVLERKYPNIKVVHSAVKELKTDQQRVIAENGTHYVYNKLCLSAGARPKVIVEGNPYVLGIRDTDSAQIFQSRLVKARRVVVVGNGGIALELVYEIEGCEVIWAVKDKSIGNTFFDPGAAEFLIPHLKSDKPETSLTCKRTKYTTETPSKREDCGLGSALGPDWHEGMNLKAAQEFSHCVHIETECEVQRILLPEEFQMLPVPRSEDSATAGTDWPVYVELTNGKTFGCDFIVSATGVVPNTEPFVLGNNFDVGEDGGLRVDDHMRTSVPNVYAAGDICTAAWTPSPLWQQMRLWTQARQMGWFAARCMAADHLGESIDLDFCFELFAHVTKFFNYKVVLLGKYNAQGLGTDHDLILRCTKGHEYVKVVMQNGRMVGAVLIGETDLEETFENLILNQMDLSAYGEDLLDPNIDIEDYFD from the exons ATGGCGGCTGCGGCGATGGCGGAAGCTGCGACTGTGAGGGGCAGATTTGTGGTGGTGGGAGGAGGAATAGCCGGAGTCACGTGTGCTGAGCAa CTTgctctccagtttacagaagaggACGTGGTCTTGCTCACGGCTGCCCCTCTCATTAAGGCCGTCACTAATTTAAAGCAG GTTTCCAGGACATTAGAAGAGTTTGATGTTGAGGAACAGCCGAGCAGTGTGCTGGAAAGGAAATATCCCAACATTAAAGTTGTGCATTCAGCTGTCAAAGAGTTAAAGACCGATCAGCAG AGGGTGATTGCAGAGAACGGGACGCATTATGTCTACAACAAGCTGTGTTTATCTGCAGGAGCAAGACCCAAAGTCATCGTAGAGGGAAATCCGTATGTGTTAGGTATACGTGATACAGACAGCGCCCAG ATCTTCCAGAGTCGTCTCGTGAAAGCCAGACGGGTGGTAGTTGTGGGGAACGGAGGGATTGCACTGGAATTGGT GTATGAGATTGAAGGCTGTGAAGTTATCTGGGCTGTGAAAGATAAATCTATTGGTAACACCTTCTTTGACCCTGGAGCTGCTGAGTTTCTAATCCCACATCTTAAATCTGATAAACCTGAGACCTCCCTGACCTGCAAAAGAACCAAATACACAACGGAAACCCCCAGCA AGAGAGAGGATTGTGGGCTTGGCAGTGCCCTGGGGCCGGACTGGCATGAGGGGATGAATCTAAAAGCCGCTCAGGAG TTTTCACACTGCGTCCACATCGAGACAGAATGTGAGGTGCAGCGGATATTACTTCCTGAGGAATTCCAGATGCTGCCTGTTCCCAGGAGTGAGGACAGCGCCACCGCTGGTACAG ATTGGCCGGTGTATGTGGAACTGACCAATGGCAAAACCTTCGGCTGTGACTTTATCGTTAGTGCTACAGGAGTGGTACCGAATACAGAGCCGTTTGTTCTGGGAAATAAT TTTGATGTAGGAGAAGATGGAGGCCTGAGAGTGGATGATCACATGCGGACATCGGTGCCGAACGTATACGCTGCTGGGGATATCTGTACCGCGGCTTGGACGCCAAGCCCCCTCTGGCAACAG ATGAGGCTGTGGACGCAGGCGCGGCAGATGGGCTGGTTTGCAGCGCGGTGTATGGCCGCCGACCACCTGGGAGAGTCCATTGACCTGGATTTTTGCTTCGAACTCTTTGCCCATGTTACAAAATTCTTTAACTATAAG GTGGTATTGCTGGGCAAGTACAACGCGCAGGGGCTGGGTACGGACCACGACCTCATACTGCGCTGTACGAAGGGACACGAGTACGTCAAGGTGGTGATGCAGAACGGGCGCATGGTGGGGGCTGTGCTAATCGGAGAGACAGACTTGGAAGAAACGTTTGAGAACTTGATTTTGAATCAGATGGATCTCTCGGCGTACGGAGAAGACCTTCTGGATCCAAACATCGATATTGAAGATTATTTTGACTAG
- the RECQL gene encoding ATP-dependent DNA helicase Q1: MESDDLSDLVEELDGVTTELQAIEAQIQELLERQQDLVKKKSALRKNIQRLSEDSDTGSNAGSQTSTENWNKQDFSWSQKVKDALLSSFQLGTFRSLQLQTINATMAGKDVFLIMPTGGGKSLCYQLPAVCSKGFTLVICPLVSLMEDQLMVLERLGVSATSLNAASSKEHVKWVHGEMIDKQSQLKLLYVTPEKIAKSKLFMSRLDKAYQAGQLSRIAVDEVHCCSQWGHDFRPDYKTLGILKRQFPNCPLIGLTATATNHVLKDAQKILCVQRPLTFTASFNRPNLFYEVRLKPSSANDFIEDVVKLINGRYKGQSGIVYCFSQKDSEQVTIKLQKLDIRAGTYHANMEARYKSKVHTQWTENRIQVVVATVAFGMGIDKPDVRFVIHHSMSKSMENYYQESGRAGRDDQRADCILYYGFGDIFRLSSMVVMENVGQQKLYEMVRYCQDLTRCRRVLIAQHFDEVWDSAQCNKMCDNCQTYTACEKIDITDYGRDIVKILEHANQVDEKLTPLKVIDSWMCKGPSKLRAPDVLPPRLTREDIERIIAHLLLQQYIREDFSFTAYATISYVKKGPKADLLKSEKHSVVIQMRTKNMIKSPSTSTSKEPRTKTQEESPSNSKSQIKGNAKHKRPDILGSPDAKKSRNPNIVVVLD; this comes from the exons ATGGAATCCGATGATCTGTCCG ACCTAGTGGAGGAACTGGACGGCGTCACGACAGAACTACAGGCCATAGAGGCTCAGATCCAGGAGTTACTGGAGAGACAGCAGGACCTTGTAAAGAAGAAGAGCGCTCTCAGGAAGAACATTCAGAGACTATCGGAGGACTCGGACACCGGGAGCAATGCCGGATCCCAGACTTCTACAGAGAACTGGAACAAACAAG ACTTTTCCTGGTCACAGAAGGTGAAGGACGCGCTTCTCAGTTCATTCCAGCTTGGCACCTTCCGAAGTCTACAGTTACAGACCATCAACGCCACAATGGCTGGGAAAGATGTTTTCCTTATTATGCCGACCGGCGGCGGAAAGAGTTTGTGCTACCAGTTACCGGCTGTGTGCTCAAAGG GTTTCACCCTGGTGATCTGTCCGCTGGTTTCCCTGATGGAGGATCAGCTAATGGTTCTGGAACGTCTGGGTGTCTCGGCCACTTCCCTGAACGCTGCCAGCAGTAAG GAGCACGTGAAGTGGGTGCACGGAGAAATGATTGACAAGCAGTCACAGCTCAAACTCCTCTATGTCACGCCAGAAAAGATCGCTAAGAGTAAGCTGTTCATGTCTCGGCTGGACAAGGCGTATCAGGCCGGGCAGCTGTCGCGGATTGCGGTGGACGAGGTTCATTGTTGCAGCCAGTGGGGTCATGACTTCCGTCCTG ATTACAAGACGCTGGGCATCTTAAAGCGCCAGTTCCCCAACTGCCCGCTGATCGGCCTGACGGCTACGGCCACCAACCACGTCTTAAAGGATGCTCAGAAAATCCTGTGTGTCCAGAGGCCGCTGACCTTCACGGCCTCCTTCAATAGACCCAACCTGTTCTACGAG GTTCGACTAAAACCTTCCAGCGCCAATGATTTCATTGAGGACGTCGTCAAACTGATCAACGGCCGATACAAAGGACAATCCG gGATTGTTTATTGCTTTTCTCAGAAAGACTCTGAACAAGTCACCATAAAGCTGCAGAAACTGGACATTCGAGCAGGAACCTATCACGCCAATATGGAAGCGCGGTACAAGAGCAAAGTCCACACACAGTGGACTGAGAACCGAATTCAG GTGGTTGTGGCCACTGTGGCGTTTGGGATGGGGATCGATAAGCCAGATGTGCGCTTTGTCATCCATCACTCAATGAGTAAATCaatggaaaattactaccaaGAGAGCGGACGCGCAG GCCGCGATGACCAACGGGCAGACTGCATCCTGTATTACGGGTTTGGAGACATTTTTAGGTTGAGTTCGATGGTTGTTATGGAGAATGTCGGACAACAGAAGCTGTACGAGATGGTGCGATACTGCCAGGACCTGACCAG GTGCAGACGTGTGCTCATCGCGCAGCATTTTGATGAAGTCTGGGACTCCGCCCAGTGTAATAAGATGTGTGACAACTGCCAGACGTACACGG CCTGTGAGAAAATTGATATCACAGATTACGGTAGAGACATTGTAAAAATACTGGAACATGCGAATCAAGTGGACGAAAAATTGACCCCGCTGAAAGTGATTGACTCCTGGATGTGTAAAGGTCCCTCCAAGCTGCGCGCCCCTGATGTCCTTCCCCCCAGGCTTACACGTGAAGACATAGAGAGAATTATTGCCCATCTGCTCCTGCAGCAGTATATCAG GGAAGATTTCAGTTTCACGGCTTATGCCACTATTTCCTATGTGAAAAAAGGTCCCAAAGCCGACCTACTGAAGAGCGAGAAGCATTCTGTAGTCATCCAGATGAGGACGAAAAACATG ATAAAATCTCCCAGTACTTCCACCTCCAAAGAGCCGAGaaccaaaacacaggaagagAGTCCATCAAACTCTAAGTCCCAGATAAAAGGAAACGCTAAACACAAGCGACCGGACATACTGGGCAGCCCTGACGCAAAGAAGAGCCGTAACCCTAATATTGTTGTTGTCCTGGACTGA
- the PYROXD1 gene encoding pyridine nucleotide-disulfide oxidoreductase domain-containing protein 1 isoform X1 translates to MAAAAMAEAATVRGRFVVVGGGIAGVTCAEQLALQFTEEDVVLLTAAPLIKAVTNLKQVSRTLEEFDVEEQPSSVLERKYPNIKVVHSAVKELKTDQQRVIAENGTHYVYNKLCLSAGARPKVIVEGNPYVLGIRDTDSAQIFQSRLVKARRVVVVGNGGIALELVYEIEGCEVIWAVKDKSIGNTFFDPGAAEFLIPHLKSDKPETSLTCKRTKYTTETPSKREDCGLGSALGPDWHEGMNLKAAQEFSHCVHIETECEVQRILLPEEFQMLPVPRSEDSATAGTADWPVYVELTNGKTFGCDFIVSATGVVPNTEPFVLGNNFDVGEDGGLRVDDHMRTSVPNVYAAGDICTAAWTPSPLWQQMRLWTQARQMGWFAARCMAADHLGESIDLDFCFELFAHVTKFFNYKVVLLGKYNAQGLGTDHDLILRCTKGHEYVKVVMQNGRMVGAVLIGETDLEETFENLILNQMDLSAYGEDLLDPNIDIEDYFD, encoded by the exons ATGGCGGCTGCGGCGATGGCGGAAGCTGCGACTGTGAGGGGCAGATTTGTGGTGGTGGGAGGAGGAATAGCCGGAGTCACGTGTGCTGAGCAa CTTgctctccagtttacagaagaggACGTGGTCTTGCTCACGGCTGCCCCTCTCATTAAGGCCGTCACTAATTTAAAGCAG GTTTCCAGGACATTAGAAGAGTTTGATGTTGAGGAACAGCCGAGCAGTGTGCTGGAAAGGAAATATCCCAACATTAAAGTTGTGCATTCAGCTGTCAAAGAGTTAAAGACCGATCAGCAG AGGGTGATTGCAGAGAACGGGACGCATTATGTCTACAACAAGCTGTGTTTATCTGCAGGAGCAAGACCCAAAGTCATCGTAGAGGGAAATCCGTATGTGTTAGGTATACGTGATACAGACAGCGCCCAG ATCTTCCAGAGTCGTCTCGTGAAAGCCAGACGGGTGGTAGTTGTGGGGAACGGAGGGATTGCACTGGAATTGGT GTATGAGATTGAAGGCTGTGAAGTTATCTGGGCTGTGAAAGATAAATCTATTGGTAACACCTTCTTTGACCCTGGAGCTGCTGAGTTTCTAATCCCACATCTTAAATCTGATAAACCTGAGACCTCCCTGACCTGCAAAAGAACCAAATACACAACGGAAACCCCCAGCA AGAGAGAGGATTGTGGGCTTGGCAGTGCCCTGGGGCCGGACTGGCATGAGGGGATGAATCTAAAAGCCGCTCAGGAG TTTTCACACTGCGTCCACATCGAGACAGAATGTGAGGTGCAGCGGATATTACTTCCTGAGGAATTCCAGATGCTGCCTGTTCCCAGGAGTGAGGACAGCGCCACCGCTGGTACAG CAGATTGGCCGGTGTATGTGGAACTGACCAATGGCAAAACCTTCGGCTGTGACTTTATCGTTAGTGCTACAGGAGTGGTACCGAATACAGAGCCGTTTGTTCTGGGAAATAAT TTTGATGTAGGAGAAGATGGAGGCCTGAGAGTGGATGATCACATGCGGACATCGGTGCCGAACGTATACGCTGCTGGGGATATCTGTACCGCGGCTTGGACGCCAAGCCCCCTCTGGCAACAG ATGAGGCTGTGGACGCAGGCGCGGCAGATGGGCTGGTTTGCAGCGCGGTGTATGGCCGCCGACCACCTGGGAGAGTCCATTGACCTGGATTTTTGCTTCGAACTCTTTGCCCATGTTACAAAATTCTTTAACTATAAG GTGGTATTGCTGGGCAAGTACAACGCGCAGGGGCTGGGTACGGACCACGACCTCATACTGCGCTGTACGAAGGGACACGAGTACGTCAAGGTGGTGATGCAGAACGGGCGCATGGTGGGGGCTGTGCTAATCGGAGAGACAGACTTGGAAGAAACGTTTGAGAACTTGATTTTGAATCAGATGGATCTCTCGGCGTACGGAGAAGACCTTCTGGATCCAAACATCGATATTGAAGATTATTTTGACTAG